In Paramisgurnus dabryanus chromosome 7, PD_genome_1.1, whole genome shotgun sequence, the following are encoded in one genomic region:
- the gpx1b gene encoding glutathione peroxidase 1b has product MSGTKSFYDISAKTLTGEEFKFSSLQGKVVLIENVASLUGTTTRDYTQMNELYDRFSDKGLVILGVPCNQFGYQENCKNEEILMSLKYVRPGNGFEPKFHLLEKVDVNGKDAHPLFVFLKEKLPFPSDEPMALMSDPKFIVWSPVCRYDIAWNFEKFLIAADGVPFKRYSRRYLTSDIEGDIKKLLSIAN; this is encoded by the exons ATGTCTGGAACTAAGTCGTTTTACGACATCTCAGCTAAAACGCTGACAGGCGAGGAATTTAAGTTTTCATCTTTACAAGGCAAAGTGGTCCTTATCGAGAATGTGGCGTCTCTTTGAGGAACGACCACCAGGGATTACACCCAGATGAACGAGCTCTATGATCGCTTCTCTGACAAAGGGCTTGTGATTCTGGGAGTCCCCTGCAATCAGTTCGGCTATCAG GAAAACTGTAAAAACGAAGAGATCCTGATGTCCCTGAAGTACGTCCGTCCTGGGAATGGCTTCGAACCCAAATTCCACCTTTTGGAGAAGGTCGACGTGAACGGGAAAGACGCTCATCCTCTCTTCGTCTTTCTCAAGGAGAAACTTCCGTTCCCGAGCGACGAGCCAATGGCCTTAATGAGCGACCCCAAATTTATCGTGTGGAGTCCCGTTTGCAGATACGACATCGCGTGGAACTTCGAGAAGTTTCTCATCGCGGCTGACGGAGTGCCATTCAAACGCTACAGCAGGAGAT